A DNA window from Engystomops pustulosus chromosome 10, aEngPut4.maternal, whole genome shotgun sequence contains the following coding sequences:
- the RRP7A gene encoding ribosomal RNA-processing protein 7 homolog A: protein MAPSKAVPTLEAADGYIAVPVRFSEEEAPHHCFYATQEHLDDTRPRNRTLFVINIPGYITEDALSEAFSSYGSVESVEILDKPGCRVGKPAKRSTHFNQKMSKGFKVAYIVFKKEFGIEKFSSALVISKEDNFIKAGIEKWISDYEASFIDVAALQAEIDKYMDKYDGKEKKKEVKAKEKEGVPDKEGWITVTRKGRRPGTVRTEAMNSRLVEKERKKRAQKELINFYTWQQRTKTKEHLDELRKKFEEDKQKIALMRAQRKFRPY, encoded by the exons ATGGCGCCGTCCAAAGCTGTCCCCACGTTAGAGGCTGCTGATGGATACATAG CCGTCCCGGTCCGCTTCTCGGAGGAGGAGGCGCCGCACCACTGCTTCTATGCTACTCAGGAGCACTTAGATGACACACGGCCACGGAATCGCACACTGTTCGTCATTAACATTCCCGGATACATCACTGAG GATGCTTTATCAGAGGCCTTCAGTTCTTATGGTAGCGTGGAGTCTGTAGAAATACTGGACAAGCCAGGATGTCGTGTGGGAAAACCTGCAAAGAGGAGCACCCATTTTAACCAGAAAATGTCCAAG GGTTTTAAGGTGGCGTACATAGTATTCAAAAAAGAATTTGGAATTGAAAAATTCAGTAGCGCATTGGTCATATCAAAAGAAGATAATTTCATAAAAGCTGGAATAGAGA AGTGGATAAGCGATTATGAGGCATCTTTTATAGATGTTGCTGCTCTTCAAGCTGAAATCGATAAGTATATGGATAAATATGATGGCAAAGAGAAAAAG AAAGAGGTAAAGGCCAAGGAAAAAGAAGGGGTGCCAGATAAGGAAGGCTGGATAACAGTGACCAGAAAGGGGCGACGCCCAGGCACCGTACGCACAGAAGCTATGAATAGCCGACTGGTAGAAAAAGAGAGGAAAAAGAGAGCCCAGAAAGAACTTATAAACTTCTACACTTGGCAGCAGCGCACGAAAACGAAAGAAC ACTTAGATGAGCTGCGGAAGAAGTTTGAGGAAGATAAGCAGAAGATTGCACTAATGCGAGCACAGAGAAAGTTCCGACCTTACTGA